From the genome of Flavobacterium ovatum, one region includes:
- a CDS encoding sodium:solute symporter, translating into MQLFDWIVLIVTLLFIVIYGAWKTKGSKNVQEFILGGNETPWHTVGLSVMATQASAITFLSTPGQAYHDGMGFLQFYFGLPIAMIVICLTFIPIYHKYKVYTAYEYLEKRFDLKTRSLAAVLFLFQRGLGTGLTIYAPSIILSALLGWNLTYMNIVMGTLVIVYTFSGGTKAVNVTQKQQMFVIMSGMFITFFLILRFLPNDMTFSNALHIAGANSKMNIVSFSTDPEDKYTFWSGITGGFFLALAYFGTDQSQVGRYLSGKSVRESQLGLIMNGFLKVPMQFFILLTGVMVFVFFQFNPVPLNFNPNNKIAIEKSKFKGEYHALEKDLTTLSEDKKVINLLYIDQLNQDFDNPILRKELVALSLKEKDLRERAKEIILKADPNSETNDKDYVFFHFILHYLPKGLIGLLLAVIISAAMSSTASGLNALASTTAIDIYKRNLKVEKTEKHYLNATKFFTLLWGIIAILFACIGTLFENLIQLVNIIGSIFYGTVLGIFLVGFYFKFVKSKAIFYSAVISQLAIFAIYYFTNSIYPSGKETLGYLWLNFIGAMLTIVLSMLLQVLLRKNAEPRVV; encoded by the coding sequence ATGCAGTTATTTGATTGGATTGTACTAATTGTCACCTTATTATTTATTGTGATTTATGGGGCATGGAAAACAAAAGGGAGTAAAAATGTTCAAGAATTTATTTTAGGAGGAAACGAAACCCCTTGGCATACCGTAGGATTATCTGTCATGGCAACACAAGCTAGCGCCATTACTTTTTTATCCACACCTGGACAGGCTTATCATGACGGTATGGGATTTTTGCAATTTTACTTTGGCCTACCTATAGCAATGATAGTCATCTGTTTGACTTTTATTCCTATTTACCACAAATACAAAGTCTATACAGCCTACGAATATTTAGAAAAGCGTTTTGATTTAAAAACCCGTTCGTTAGCAGCTGTTTTATTTTTGTTCCAAAGAGGATTAGGAACTGGGTTGACAATTTATGCTCCATCCATTATTTTATCCGCATTATTGGGCTGGAATTTAACGTACATGAATATTGTCATGGGAACGTTAGTTATCGTTTATACCTTTTCAGGAGGAACCAAAGCGGTTAACGTAACTCAAAAACAGCAAATGTTTGTCATCATGTCGGGGATGTTTATTACCTTTTTCTTGATTTTACGTTTTTTGCCTAACGACATGACTTTTAGCAATGCGCTTCATATTGCAGGTGCCAATTCTAAAATGAATATCGTTAGTTTCTCTACAGATCCAGAAGACAAATACACTTTTTGGAGCGGAATTACAGGTGGTTTTTTCTTGGCATTGGCGTACTTTGGTACTGACCAATCGCAGGTAGGACGTTACTTATCAGGGAAATCGGTGCGTGAAAGTCAGTTGGGGTTGATTATGAATGGATTCTTGAAAGTACCGATGCAGTTTTTTATTTTATTGACTGGAGTAATGGTTTTTGTCTTTTTTCAATTCAACCCAGTTCCTTTAAACTTTAATCCAAATAACAAAATTGCGATTGAAAAATCTAAATTTAAAGGTGAATACCATGCTTTAGAAAAAGATCTTACCACGCTATCTGAAGACAAAAAAGTAATCAACTTATTGTACATCGACCAGCTGAATCAAGATTTTGACAATCCTATTTTGAGGAAAGAATTAGTTGCCTTGTCATTGAAAGAAAAAGATTTGAGAGAGCGAGCCAAAGAAATTATTCTAAAAGCAGACCCTAATAGCGAAACCAACGACAAGGATTATGTGTTTTTTCATTTTATTCTTCATTATTTACCCAAGGGGTTGATTGGTCTATTATTGGCTGTAATAATTTCAGCGGCGATGTCATCTACGGCTTCAGGATTGAACGCATTAGCCTCAACTACAGCTATTGATATTTACAAACGTAATTTAAAAGTAGAAAAAACAGAAAAACATTATTTGAATGCCACTAAGTTTTTTACCTTACTTTGGGGTATTATTGCCATCCTTTTTGCTTGTATTGGAACACTATTCGAAAATTTAATTCAGCTTGTCAATATTATTGGCTCCATATTTTATGGAACTGTATTGGGAATTTTCTTGGTTGGTTTTTACTTCAAATTTGTAAAATCAAAAGCCATTTTTTATAGTGCTGTAATCAGTCAGTTGGCCATTTTTGCCATTTATTATTTTACCAATAGTATTTACCCAAGCGGTAAAGAAACGTTAGGGTACTTATGGTTGAACTTTATTGGTGCGATGTTGACGATTGTATTGTCTATGTTGTTGCAGGTGTTGTTGCGCAAAAACGCGGAACCACGAGTGGTTTAA
- a CDS encoding PIG-L family deacetylase, with translation MYQYINKFFLLFLFSFQIISAQKPQKPNSAEIYNQIQKLNFLGSVLYIAAHPDDENTKLISYLSNEKKARTAYLSLTRGDGGQNLIGPELREQLGVIRTQELLEARKIDGGQQFFSRANDFGFSKTPQETLQIWDKKQVLADIVWAIRKFKPDLIINRFDHRTSGNTHGHHSASALLSLESFDLSNTTTAFPEQLAYVEPWQVTKQFFNPSYWFYGSQEKFDAADKSNFLTLQTDVYYTNLGKSNSEISALSRSCHQSQGFGSTGTRGVEIEYLEQINGQKSKLDLFDGIDTSWNRVVGGKPIGDLITKIITKYDFTNPYKSIPNLVKAYEMIQLLDESHWKTIKSEEIKNCITNCAGLYLEAVANLQAVCPGNTVQLTLEAINRTDAKIKLESITTFPEQITTTQNRPLNNNIVNKISIFIDVPITSDFTAPYWLKETGTLGMYTVKDPEDIGIPDIIRNNKIFFNLNINGLDITIEKPIVYKFNHPTKGEMYQFLDIIPEVSTSFQEKVILFNNDKPKEIAIIVKAGKDSIKGQLQLELPKNWLVTPEKIEVEIPKKGNEKIFQFLVTPPALAGEIFAKNSIIVDGKKFSSEQVNIEYPHITKQQVLQPAESKFIKLDIKIGPQKVGYIMGAGDAVPASLLQMGYDLFFLDPEEITAESIASFDVIITGIRAYNTIKPLVNKQQILFDFIKEGKTMIVQYNTPNLLAGVQLGPYPITLSNDRVTEENVKVRFLAPNHPVLNYPNKITQADFTGWTQEQGLYYPNEYDPAFTPILSSNDTGESPKDGALLVAPYGKGYYVYTGLSFFRELPEGVAGAYRLMANLISLQNRNTETVPNTKP, from the coding sequence ATGTATCAATACATTAATAAATTCTTTTTATTATTCCTTTTTTCTTTCCAAATAATTTCGGCTCAAAAGCCACAAAAGCCGAATTCAGCTGAGATTTACAACCAAATCCAGAAGCTTAATTTTTTGGGTTCAGTCTTGTATATCGCTGCCCATCCAGATGATGAAAACACTAAACTAATTTCTTATTTATCTAATGAAAAAAAAGCACGAACTGCTTACCTTTCATTAACAAGAGGAGACGGAGGGCAAAACTTAATTGGTCCAGAACTACGGGAACAATTGGGAGTTATTCGCACCCAAGAATTACTAGAAGCTCGGAAAATTGATGGTGGTCAACAATTTTTTTCCCGTGCTAATGATTTTGGTTTTTCCAAAACGCCTCAAGAAACTTTACAAATCTGGGATAAAAAGCAAGTATTAGCAGATATCGTTTGGGCTATTCGTAAATTTAAACCGGACCTTATCATCAATCGCTTTGATCATCGCACTTCTGGAAACACTCATGGTCATCATTCGGCTTCGGCATTATTAAGTCTCGAAAGTTTTGATTTATCTAATACTACCACAGCCTTTCCTGAACAATTGGCTTACGTGGAACCTTGGCAAGTCACAAAACAATTTTTCAATCCTTCTTATTGGTTTTATGGGAGTCAAGAGAAATTTGATGCTGCTGATAAATCCAATTTTCTTACGCTTCAAACAGACGTATATTATACTAATTTAGGCAAATCCAATTCGGAGATTTCTGCTTTGAGCAGAAGTTGTCACCAATCACAAGGTTTTGGAAGTACCGGAACCCGTGGGGTAGAAATTGAATATTTGGAACAAATTAACGGACAAAAATCTAAATTGGATTTATTTGATGGAATTGATACCAGTTGGAACCGTGTTGTTGGTGGAAAACCTATTGGAGACTTAATTACTAAAATTATTACTAAATACGATTTTACCAATCCTTATAAAAGTATTCCAAATTTGGTCAAAGCATACGAAATGATTCAGTTATTGGACGAATCGCATTGGAAAACCATCAAATCTGAAGAAATTAAAAATTGTATTACCAATTGTGCAGGATTGTATCTGGAAGCCGTTGCCAATCTACAAGCAGTCTGTCCTGGTAATACTGTTCAGCTTACTTTAGAAGCAATTAATCGTACCGATGCTAAAATTAAATTAGAAAGCATTACCACTTTTCCTGAACAAATTACGACTACGCAAAACCGACCTTTGAATAACAACATCGTCAATAAAATTAGTATTTTTATTGATGTACCTATAACAAGTGATTTTACAGCGCCTTATTGGCTGAAAGAAACGGGAACGTTGGGAATGTATACTGTAAAAGACCCCGAAGATATTGGAATTCCAGATATCATCAGAAACAACAAAATATTCTTCAATCTCAATATCAACGGACTAGATATTACTATAGAAAAACCTATAGTGTACAAATTCAACCACCCGACAAAAGGCGAAATGTATCAGTTTTTAGATATCATCCCCGAAGTCTCTACTAGTTTTCAAGAAAAAGTAATTCTTTTTAACAATGACAAACCTAAAGAAATAGCGATCATAGTCAAAGCTGGAAAAGACAGTATTAAAGGACAACTACAACTTGAATTACCCAAAAACTGGCTTGTTACACCCGAAAAAATTGAAGTCGAAATACCAAAAAAGGGAAATGAAAAAATCTTTCAATTTCTAGTGACTCCTCCTGCTTTAGCTGGTGAAATATTCGCTAAAAACAGTATAATTGTAGATGGAAAGAAATTCAGTTCAGAGCAAGTGAATATTGAATATCCACATATTACCAAACAACAGGTGTTGCAGCCTGCTGAATCTAAATTCATCAAATTAGACATCAAAATTGGCCCACAAAAAGTGGGTTATATTATGGGTGCAGGAGATGCTGTTCCTGCCAGTTTATTACAAATGGGCTATGATCTTTTCTTTTTAGACCCAGAAGAAATTACCGCTGAGAGTATTGCCTCCTTTGATGTTATTATTACAGGAATCAGAGCATACAATACGATTAAACCTTTGGTCAACAAACAACAAATATTATTTGATTTTATCAAAGAAGGTAAAACGATGATTGTACAATACAACACTCCAAACTTATTGGCAGGCGTACAATTAGGCCCTTATCCAATAACTTTATCAAATGATAGAGTAACCGAAGAAAACGTAAAAGTTCGCTTTCTCGCTCCAAATCATCCCGTTTTAAACTACCCTAACAAAATAACTCAAGCCGATTTTACAGGATGGACACAGGAACAAGGTTTGTATTACCCTAATGAATATGACCCTGCCTTTACTCCTATTTTATCGTCCAATGATACGGGCGAAAGTCCTAAAGATGGAGCTTTATTAGTAGCGCCCTACGGCAAAGGATACTATGTTTATACCGGATTAAGCTTTTTTAGAGAATTACCAGAAGGAGTGGCGGGAGCTTATCGATTGATGGCCAATCTTATTTCCTTACAAAACAGGAATACCGAAACTGTTCCCAATACAAAACCCTAA
- a CDS encoding DNA polymerase III, whose translation MKPVTYTVLPTELFTETEMLIQWNNYAKKLGEKGYRIMESLLMINDPKLNAGCAITIELPNEGSKLDFESEKIGLLGHLRGHLHNHDITIEVIVNETIQNKRNLNDQDRYNRLLELNPNIELLRNTFGLDVNA comes from the coding sequence GTGAAACCAGTCACATATACTGTTTTACCCACAGAATTATTTACGGAAACTGAAATGTTGATTCAGTGGAATAACTACGCTAAAAAGCTTGGAGAAAAAGGATATCGCATCATGGAATCTTTATTGATGATTAATGACCCTAAGTTAAACGCTGGTTGTGCAATTACCATTGAATTACCCAATGAAGGTTCTAAACTAGATTTTGAAAGTGAAAAAATTGGACTTTTAGGTCATTTACGTGGTCATTTACACAATCACGATATTACGATTGAGGTCATTGTGAATGAAACCATACAAAACAAACGAAATTTAAACGATCAAGACCGCTACAACCGCTTACTAGAACTCAATCCTAATATTGAACTTTTAAGAAATACTTTCGGACTGGACGTGAATGCATAA
- the dnaX gene encoding DNA polymerase III subunit gamma/tau, whose protein sequence is MEQFIVSARKYRPQTFKDVVGQKAITNTLLNAIENNHLASALLFTGPRGVGKTTCARILARKINQPGYDDLEEDFSFNVFELDAASNNSVDDIRNLIDQVRIPPQTGKYKVYIIDEVHMLSSAAFNAFLKTLEEPPKHAIFILATTEKHKIIPTILSRCQIFDFKRITVKDAKEHLAEVATSQGITFEDDALHIIAQKADGAMRDALSIFDRVVSYCGTNLTRQSVTENLNVLDYETYINITDLIIENKIPDLLMAFDAVLSKGFDAHHFVSGLASHFRDLLVSKTPATLTLLEAGEQAQKLYGIQAQKCEADFLLKGIAIANDCDLKYKLSQNQRLLVELCLMQLASITFDGEKKKLSLS, encoded by the coding sequence ATGGAACAATTTATCGTATCGGCTAGAAAATACCGTCCTCAAACATTTAAAGATGTTGTGGGTCAAAAGGCTATTACCAATACTTTATTGAATGCTATAGAGAACAATCACTTGGCTTCGGCACTGTTGTTTACTGGTCCTAGAGGAGTTGGAAAAACAACTTGTGCTAGGATTTTGGCTCGAAAAATAAACCAACCCGGTTATGATGATTTGGAAGAAGATTTCTCTTTTAACGTATTCGAATTGGATGCGGCTTCGAACAACTCTGTGGATGATATCCGAAACTTGATTGACCAAGTACGTATCCCGCCACAAACCGGAAAATACAAAGTGTACATTATAGATGAGGTGCACATGCTCTCTTCTGCGGCTTTTAATGCTTTCTTGAAAACATTGGAAGAACCACCAAAACACGCCATTTTTATTTTGGCAACGACCGAAAAACACAAAATCATTCCAACGATACTTTCTCGCTGTCAAATATTTGACTTCAAAAGAATCACTGTCAAAGACGCCAAAGAACATTTGGCGGAAGTAGCTACTAGTCAAGGAATCACTTTTGAAGATGATGCTTTACATATCATTGCTCAAAAAGCGGATGGCGCGATGCGTGATGCGTTGTCTATTTTTGACCGTGTGGTTTCTTATTGTGGGACCAATTTAACGAGACAATCCGTAACCGAGAACTTAAACGTTCTTGATTATGAAACCTATATCAATATCACCGATTTAATTATTGAAAATAAAATCCCGGATTTATTAATGGCTTTTGATGCTGTTTTGTCAAAAGGGTTTGATGCACATCATTTTGTATCGGGATTAGCGAGTCACTTTAGGGATTTATTAGTCAGCAAAACGCCTGCAACGCTAACATTACTAGAAGCAGGAGAACAAGCTCAAAAACTATACGGGATACAAGCTCAAAAATGTGAAGCCGACTTTTTACTAAAAGGAATCGCTATCGCCAATGATTGTGATCTGAAATACAAACTGAGTCAAAACCAACGTTTACTCGTTGAACTTTGCCTAATGCAACTTGCCTCTATCACTTTTGATGGAGAAAAAAAAAAGTTGAGTCTTTCATAA
- a CDS encoding DNA mismatch repair protein: MEIYHSKKASLENDLKALNKKYSSISILRLLAIVVFGTSIYYYIQNSETLFAIAAVVFFIGFIVLMRFHSKLQFERKIQEALLEININEIDFLENKKLTFENGIEFNDFHHPYAYDLDIFGEHSLFQNLNRTATYIGKKTLANQLLNVATVAIIKENQDAVQELTQKLDWRQEFSAFAKITKDNQSSYSDLLKWSKFNSDPLPRWAVLFSFISPVVLVGVFVAYLVTSNTVLINSLSYLFILNLIVLGKFLSRIKIEIANSDNIDSISKQYSFLLQKIENETFQSAKLKGLQRKLTFKTENASIHLKKLSELFSNNDTIANLITAVLFNGTFLFNVHVLKSLIHWKKEHAHALEEWLEIIGEVEALNSLANFAYNNPDFIYPELNSDFQIQFKDLSHPLLSSKTRVGNDVSFNPQSFMILTGSNMSGKSTFLRSLGVNMVLSGIGSVICASEAKVHPLPVFVSMRLSDSLTDSESYFYAEIKRLKQIMDALEERPAFVLLDEILRGTNSDDKRNGTIEVVKKVIAQKAVGAIATHDIEVCLTTNNFPDTLINKCFEVEIQNDDLHFDYKLRDGVCQNKSASFLMKKMGVI, encoded by the coding sequence ATGGAAATATATCATTCAAAAAAAGCCAGTTTAGAAAACGATTTAAAAGCCTTAAACAAAAAATATAGTTCCATTAGTATATTACGATTGCTGGCAATTGTTGTTTTCGGTACGAGTATTTATTATTACATTCAAAATAGCGAAACACTTTTTGCAATTGCTGCAGTTGTCTTTTTTATTGGATTTATTGTCTTGATGAGATTTCATTCTAAGTTGCAATTCGAAAGAAAAATTCAAGAAGCATTATTAGAAATAAATATCAACGAAATAGATTTCCTCGAAAATAAAAAACTGACATTTGAAAACGGAATAGAATTCAATGACTTTCATCATCCGTATGCGTATGATTTGGATATTTTTGGCGAACATTCTTTATTTCAGAACCTCAATAGAACGGCGACTTATATTGGAAAGAAAACCTTAGCCAATCAATTATTGAATGTCGCAACAGTTGCTATTATTAAAGAAAACCAAGATGCCGTTCAAGAATTGACTCAGAAATTAGACTGGAGACAAGAGTTTTCGGCTTTCGCCAAAATCACCAAGGACAATCAATCCAGTTATAGTGATTTACTGAAATGGAGTAAATTTAATAGTGACCCTTTGCCACGTTGGGCAGTGCTGTTTTCGTTTATAAGTCCTGTTGTTTTGGTTGGTGTTTTTGTGGCGTATTTGGTGACTTCAAATACAGTTTTGATTAATAGTTTATCGTATTTATTTATTCTTAACTTAATCGTTTTGGGTAAATTTTTAAGTCGAATTAAAATCGAAATAGCTAATTCAGATAATATTGACAGCATCAGTAAGCAATATAGTTTCTTGCTTCAAAAAATAGAAAATGAAACCTTTCAATCTGCGAAACTAAAAGGGCTACAACGCAAATTAACATTCAAAACTGAAAATGCTAGTATTCACTTAAAGAAATTATCAGAACTTTTTTCGAATAATGATACGATAGCGAATTTGATTACTGCCGTTTTATTCAACGGAACATTTTTGTTTAATGTCCATGTTTTAAAAAGTTTGATTCACTGGAAAAAAGAACATGCACACGCACTCGAAGAATGGCTAGAAATCATTGGTGAAGTGGAAGCTTTGAATAGCTTAGCGAATTTTGCCTACAACAATCCTGATTTTATATATCCCGAACTGAATTCAGATTTCCAAATACAATTTAAAGATCTTAGTCATCCTTTGTTAAGTTCTAAAACTAGAGTAGGGAATGACGTTAGTTTTAATCCACAATCGTTTATGATTTTGACGGGTTCCAATATGTCGGGCAAAAGTACGTTTTTGAGAAGTTTGGGTGTTAATATGGTGCTGTCTGGAATAGGTTCTGTAATCTGTGCTTCAGAAGCCAAAGTACATCCTTTGCCTGTTTTTGTTTCGATGCGATTATCGGATTCTTTGACTGATAGTGAATCGTATTTTTATGCCGAAATCAAACGCCTGAAACAAATCATGGATGCACTCGAAGAACGACCTGCTTTTGTATTACTAGATGAAATCCTAAGGGGAACCAACTCTGACGATAAACGCAATGGAACAATTGAAGTAGTAAAAAAAGTAATTGCTCAAAAAGCCGTTGGAGCAATAGCCACTCACGATATCGAAGTTTGTTTGACAACCAATAATTTTCCAGATACTTTAATTAACAAATGTTTTGAAGTCGAAATTCAGAATGACGACCTTCACTTTGATTACAAACTAAGAGATGGTGTTTGTCAAAATAAAAGTGCTTCTTTCTTGATGAAAAAAATGGGCGTTATTTAG
- the guaA gene encoding glutamine-hydrolyzing GMP synthase has protein sequence MQHNVLILDFGSQYTQLIARRVRELNIFCEIFPYNHFPDDLSSYKAVILGGSPFSVRGEDAPHPDLSQIRGKLPLLAVCYGAQYLSHFSGGEVAASNTREYGRANLSYIKEDEVFFEGISPNSQVWMSHSDSIKALPTNGVKLASTHDVEFAAYKIEGETTYAIQYHPEVFHSTEGGKMLENFLVKIAEVPQNFTPNAFVEEMVAELKEKVGDDKVVLGLSGGVDSTVAAVLLHKAIGKNLYCIFVNNGLLRKNEFQSVLDQYEGMGLNVKGVDASERFYTALAGVTDPELKRKAIGNAFIEVFDAESHLIEDVTWLAQGTIYPDVIESVSVKGPSATIKSHHNVGGLPDYMKLKIVEPLRMLFKDEVRRVGASLGIDPELLGRHPFPGPGLSIRILGDITLEKVQILQDVDKVFIDGLKSWGLYDKVWQAGAILLPVNSVGVMGDERTYEKVVALRAVESTDGMTADWVHLPYDFLMKVSNDIINKVKGVNRVVYDISSKPPATIEWE, from the coding sequence ATGCAACACAACGTACTTATTTTAGATTTCGGATCGCAATACACTCAGCTGATTGCGCGTAGAGTTCGCGAATTAAATATATTCTGCGAAATTTTTCCTTACAATCATTTTCCAGATGATTTGTCCAGTTATAAAGCAGTAATTCTAGGAGGTAGCCCTTTCTCTGTACGCGGAGAAGATGCGCCACACCCAGATTTGTCGCAAATACGTGGCAAATTGCCATTGCTTGCCGTGTGTTACGGGGCGCAATATTTGTCTCACTTTTCGGGTGGCGAAGTTGCGGCATCGAACACGAGAGAGTATGGTAGAGCGAATTTGTCATACATTAAGGAAGACGAAGTTTTCTTTGAAGGGATTTCGCCAAATAGTCAAGTTTGGATGAGTCATAGTGATAGTATCAAGGCGTTACCAACCAATGGAGTTAAATTAGCAAGTACTCACGATGTGGAGTTTGCGGCTTACAAAATTGAAGGGGAAACGACTTATGCGATTCAGTACCATCCAGAGGTTTTTCACTCAACTGAAGGTGGAAAAATGTTGGAGAACTTCTTGGTGAAAATTGCCGAAGTGCCTCAAAACTTTACACCAAACGCTTTTGTTGAAGAGATGGTGGCAGAGTTGAAAGAGAAAGTAGGGGATGATAAAGTAGTTTTGGGACTTTCGGGTGGAGTAGATTCTACTGTTGCGGCAGTTTTATTGCACAAAGCGATTGGAAAAAACCTTTACTGTATTTTTGTAAATAACGGTTTGCTTCGTAAAAACGAATTTCAAAGCGTACTGGATCAATACGAAGGTATGGGCTTGAACGTGAAAGGAGTAGATGCTTCGGAGCGTTTTTATACTGCTTTGGCGGGAGTTACAGATCCTGAGTTGAAAAGAAAAGCGATTGGGAATGCTTTTATTGAAGTTTTTGATGCTGAATCACACCTTATTGAAGATGTGACTTGGTTGGCTCAAGGAACTATATATCCTGATGTAATTGAATCGGTTTCGGTAAAAGGACCTTCGGCTACGATTAAATCTCACCATAATGTGGGTGGCTTACCTGATTATATGAAATTGAAAATTGTAGAGCCTTTACGCATGCTTTTCAAGGATGAGGTACGTAGAGTAGGAGCTTCATTAGGAATTGATCCTGAATTGTTAGGAAGACATCCTTTTCCGGGACCTGGATTATCGATTCGTATTTTAGGAGATATTACCTTGGAAAAAGTACAAATCTTGCAAGATGTTGATAAAGTTTTTATCGACGGGTTGAAATCTTGGGGATTGTATGATAAAGTTTGGCAAGCAGGAGCGATTTTGCTTCCTGTGAACAGTGTTGGTGTTATGGGTGATGAGCGAACGTATGAAAAAGTGGTTGCCTTGCGCGCGGTAGAATCTACTGACGGAATGACGGCTGACTGGGTACACTTACCTTATGACTTCTTGATGAAGGTGTCTAACGACATTATCAACAAAGTAAAAGGAGTGAATAGAGTGGTGTATGACATCAGTTCTAAACCGCCAGCAACTATTGAGTGGGAATAA